The following nucleotide sequence is from Flavobacterium sp. N1736.
ACCTTGGTCTTCCAAATAGGGATTCTCTGTATTGCCTGAAATAAAAGAAACACCAAAACGTCTTACCTGATCTGCATAACTATTGGTTTGATAATCTAGCTTTATTTCATGACCATTGCCAAGTTTCCAATCCTCTCCCGGTGCTCCTTGCTTCAGCACTCTGTTAAGCGGTGAAACTTCTAAATCTTTTTCAGAATAGGGATTGCCATCTTTATAAAATGTTTGGTATTGGCTGGCAATTGCTGGTATAACAATACTATTGTCTATTCTGTTCATATTGCTTTGAGAGGAAGTATAAGGCAAATATTCCTTCTTTTGGCGTCCAAAGTCATCATATTCTATAGGTACAATAATATCTTTACCTAGTGGCGATTGCGCATTAGCGATTTTTTGTACAGGCCTTCCAAGTCCGTCAAAATAAGTGATATTTTGACCTACCTGAACAGGAGTTGGGTTTGCAATAGTAGACGAACTAGCTTGTTTATAAATATTGCTTTTTATGAAATTACCTGTCTGTCCAATAATTATCATTGGAAATAGTAATAATATATATAGATATCTTTTCATTATGATCGTTTATTTAATTATTACTAATCTCTGAATACAGTATTACAAGTTACTGAGATTACCTCAGAACCTATTTTTGTAAATGTTCCTGAACTTAGTACATTTCCACTTCCACTATTAGCATAACCGTTAAATAGTACCCCTCTTACAGAACTGGTCACTTTTAAATATTTATCGTAAGTATCCTGACTTGCTGTAATAGTGGCATAAAAAGTATCTCCTTCCGTGAGAGTGCCTGTTGAATATCCAGTACTTGTCATAGTTAAATATGGAACGCCATTTTTATAAAAAGCACAGGATTCGGATGAACCATTATAGCTTGAAAATTCTATACTGCAAGCGTTTACTAAGGCAATAGTTTTCATCGCTACAACGGGACATAATGCTCCTTCGCCAGTACTATTATAAGCAAGAACCTGCACATTATAAGAGGTTCCGCCTACCAGACCGGATAATGAACCGGATGTTGTAGCCGATGAACTAACATATACTCCATTCTTATATATTTTGTAACCTGTTGCACCAGAAACAGCATTCCATGTGAAGTTTAAAGTTGTTGACGTGGCACTTGAAAGAGACAATCCTGTTAATGCTGTAGGTATTTGATTAACGGTAATACAATCTACAGATTGCCCTTGATAATTATAACAATATGTTTCAATAATATTTAGATTCTGATCCTTTATAACTGCCAGTCTATTATTACTGTCATATTCGTAATAGGTAATTAATCCTTTAGGATCAGTTATAGTACTTACTCCTGCAAGTGGCTTGTAGGTATATGTAGTAACCATGGCATTGGTCAATGCTGCTCTGATTTTGTTTAATACAGTAATCATTGTGGCTTGATTGTATGTCCCATCCTTAATATTGGATAGCTCTGTTGGTGTCAAAATAGCCACAACAGATGCCAGAGAGGCATTTTCTATTTTAGCAACAGGATATTCTTCTTTGTATCCCCACAGAAAAACAGTTGTGGCACCATCGGTTTGCTTATACTCAGCAAGGTTTCCGTATTTTCCATAACCTGTAAAATCTATCTTTTTGTCATAACTTGTTGCCCCACCTTTTATAGTTTTAACATTTTTAGGTAAAAACATATTTTTGGAAACATTATTTTCATCCAGATAAGAGCTACTATTGAAATTATTAATAGTTCCTTGTACTAAGTTTCCATCAATAGTATTTTCTGATTGTATCACGGGATTAACAACATTCGCTGCAATCATACTCGAGATAGTAGCTGCAGGGGTTTCATCTATACCGGCTATTAAATCTTGTGGATATTTATTTTTAGCTATTATTACTTTCCCTTTACTATTAGTGGTAGTGGTTTTAGTTAAATTTTTATGCTGAGGATTTTCATAATCGTATGTAGTTTTTGTCGTAATAGGATCTTTTCCATTTACATCAAAAATCGTTTCTGTAGTACTCTCAGGATGCCACCATTCACAATAAAATCTATAATAATTAATAAAAATACCCTGTTTTGGATCAGAACTAGACCGATCTTTTAAAACAGTTCTTGTAGAAATCCCCTTAATAATTTTTGATGAAAGATTATCTTGCATATAATTGTTTTCTGTGATTTTTACGATATCACCTTTGGCATTATATTGTTCCTCTTTTATTAAATCACCATTATTCATATGCGTTATTAGGGGCATCCCAGGAATATTAGTAAAACCTTCTACATCAGGATTATTGGAATAATAATAAACAGATTTTCCCAACGTATTTCCTGACGAATCCTGATCTGACACTGATACATTTGTGTATCCAATATAATTTCCCTGAGCTGAAGAACTTAAAGGTGTACAATTTTCTGTAGAACGCACAACAACTTTCGTAAAATCATAACCTGAATAACCTTCCGGACTATAGTATTGCTTTGTTCCTGAATCTATATAAAAATGCTGAATATCACTCATAGGAACTCCTGAAGTCCAAGTCGTTCCTTTATAGTTATAATCATAAACTCTGCTCAGTTTAACGGTGCTGTCAGTATCTAAACTTTCCTGTTTCAAGATTCTTAAACCGCCTCCAATTATTCCGTCTGATCTAAGTCCTTGCGTAAAACTAACACGCATAGAAATTGTTGCATAGCCTGTATAAGCTTTAGTATTGGCTCTAATATTATAAAATCCGGGAGGTAAAATCAACTGAACGTTTGAACTAAAATTATTTACGCCTGGGCTAAAACGCAGTATAGTTTCACCGGCAGAGGTTTCTAGTAAAGCTTTAATATTTGCCAATGTACTTGAGGTACCTGAATTATTTGTAATGTTGCAATTAATTTTTACAATGGTATAGTCATTTAAATAAAATCCTCTTGATTCATCATCTACTGAATCGCCATCATGCCATATTGCATATTGTTGGTAATTATAA
It contains:
- a CDS encoding fibronectin type III domain-containing protein translates to MALLSVSLAFSQNAPKVMPPSPNAAALAQYANVPTNNYTGVPDISVPLYNIKSGEIELPISVSYHASGIRVSQEASNVGLGWALNAGGVITRSINGLDDLKPFTGYTTVSDLPSTSTDVVIFGNNCEYCNSYREIDEGARDGKPDIMYYNFLGESGKMIFDKRQGSSPKIKGIPLKQTNTTFVYDTDKMEWEVTDGNGWKYYFNVKEVSRSYSGTDSGAVPYYLVDDVLREDRFSRLDPNVNFDEYISAWYINKIITPKGDALTFEYDDAIGRRSISQLSFYEQESYFGDPLFKSSEYYNLWYGTFNEKKYNIAVSMSSASDINLTKIKFKNGYIDFTSNDREDQRQNNHFGNIAPKSQKLNSFEVFNLNGESVKKVAFDYSYFNGNVTGKNKENYWRLKLNSVQESFYDKVSNTYKKNPPYTFTYNSIILPAKTSTSTDHWGYYNGFDNDHLQYYRDVSSSLYRYNSSDYDYIRNPVVIREDNAPEYKISHTSFLPFQMECGPASSSTWYPFLNGAYREPNETNAQAGILTKINYPTGGAATFTYESNKYDPNGDQDVLNYNYQQYAIWHDGDSVDDESRGFYLNDYTIVKINCNITNNSGTSSTLANIKALLETSAGETILRFSPGVNNFSSNVQLILPPGFYNIRANTKAYTGYATISMRVSFTQGLRSDGIIGGGLRILKQESLDTDSTVKLSRVYDYNYKGTTWTSGVPMSDIQHFYIDSGTKQYYSPEGYSGYDFTKVVVRSTENCTPLSSSAQGNYIGYTNVSVSDQDSSGNTLGKSVYYYSNNPDVEGFTNIPGMPLITHMNNGDLIKEEQYNAKGDIVKITENNYMQDNLSSKIIKGISTRTVLKDRSSSDPKQGIFINYYRFYCEWWHPESTTETIFDVNGKDPITTKTTYDYENPQHKNLTKTTTTNSKGKVIIAKNKYPQDLIAGIDETPAATISSMIAANVVNPVIQSENTIDGNLVQGTINNFNSSSYLDENNVSKNMFLPKNVKTIKGGATSYDKKIDFTGYGKYGNLAEYKQTDGATTVFLWGYKEEYPVAKIENASLASVVAILTPTELSNIKDGTYNQATMITVLNKIRAALTNAMVTTYTYKPLAGVSTITDPKGLITYYEYDSNNRLAVIKDQNLNIIETYCYNYQGQSVDCITVNQIPTALTGLSLSSATSTTLNFTWNAVSGATGYKIYKNGVYVSSSATTSGSLSGLVGGTSYNVQVLAYNSTGEGALCPVVAMKTIALVNACSIEFSSYNGSSESCAFYKNGVPYLTMTSTGYSTGTLTEGDTFYATITASQDTYDKYLKVTSSVRGVLFNGYANSGSGNVLSSGTFTKIGSEVISVTCNTVFRD